In Rariglobus hedericola, the following proteins share a genomic window:
- the drmB gene encoding DUF1998 domain-containing protein → MSNHLPVGSVRPSQLLWTYGPGALVDLPNLSVLTMGLDRWDQLRCAPIDEERLLEAVRKQLGQQVERLRVPPVSETEGVDKFSPEAKIGVPVRPFPRWLRCVKCGTLAEFDSGLFDIKENPYRPEDTRFVHKTCPHGHNADAVPARFLLACREGHLDDFPWRYYVHEGPSDCKGTLSFFEQGASLQTENLWVKCDCGKSRSLVHAFGKEGTKNLPVCRGRHPHLNHYDDCCKEQPRAVLLGSTNSWFSMSISVLSIPSTGNALEQLVNDGWAYFEDVTSVAEVQFTLKTLIKGSNLPGIEAYTPEAVWEQIVAKRDGKKTAPPQETDIKRPEWKVLTDPKAPNNWPHFMTSKAGVPTAYASKIQDVLLLDRLKEVNALIGFTRVEAPEESDDPNDRPPMAALCRGKPTWIPAFEVHGEGIFIRFREDAICAWMGQKAITQRDMMLLGGHVGWRHARQLDAGKGYPGVRYAMLHTFSHLLIRELALECGYNTASIRERIYSDGDPADPMAGILLYTAAADSDGTLGGLVELGKPENLGRLITQALRRAAICSSDPLCSEHDARNDRSLHGASCHGCSFVAETSCEKGNRYLDRALVTGTFENTDAAFFDAPPLSDE, encoded by the coding sequence ATGAGTAACCACCTTCCCGTCGGCTCGGTTCGGCCGAGTCAATTGCTCTGGACTTACGGCCCCGGTGCCTTGGTCGATTTACCCAATCTGTCGGTCTTAACGATGGGGCTAGATCGCTGGGATCAGCTTCGCTGTGCGCCGATTGATGAAGAGCGATTGCTTGAGGCCGTGCGCAAGCAACTCGGTCAGCAGGTAGAAAGGTTGCGTGTGCCTCCGGTCAGCGAAACCGAGGGTGTCGATAAATTCAGCCCCGAGGCCAAGATCGGCGTGCCAGTTCGGCCATTCCCTCGATGGCTCCGCTGCGTGAAATGCGGCACTTTGGCCGAGTTCGATTCCGGTCTGTTTGATATAAAAGAAAACCCATATCGCCCCGAGGATACACGGTTTGTTCACAAGACTTGTCCCCACGGCCATAACGCTGATGCAGTGCCGGCCCGTTTCCTTTTGGCGTGCCGCGAGGGTCACCTGGATGACTTTCCGTGGCGCTATTACGTCCACGAAGGCCCGTCTGACTGCAAAGGCACCCTCAGCTTTTTCGAGCAGGGCGCTTCCCTCCAAACCGAGAACCTCTGGGTAAAATGCGACTGCGGAAAGTCCCGATCTCTCGTCCATGCGTTCGGAAAAGAGGGCACGAAGAATCTTCCCGTGTGTCGCGGTCGCCACCCGCACCTCAACCATTACGACGATTGCTGCAAAGAGCAGCCGCGGGCGGTGCTCCTTGGCTCAACCAACAGTTGGTTCTCGATGAGCATATCGGTTCTTTCGATTCCAAGCACGGGCAACGCACTGGAACAGTTGGTCAATGATGGATGGGCCTATTTCGAGGATGTCACGAGCGTGGCCGAAGTTCAATTTACGCTCAAAACGCTCATCAAGGGATCTAACTTGCCGGGTATCGAAGCCTACACGCCCGAGGCGGTATGGGAGCAGATAGTCGCCAAGCGAGACGGCAAAAAAACGGCTCCCCCTCAAGAAACCGATATCAAACGTCCCGAGTGGAAAGTCCTGACCGATCCCAAGGCCCCCAATAACTGGCCGCACTTCATGACCAGCAAGGCGGGGGTGCCGACAGCGTATGCTTCGAAGATTCAAGACGTGCTTCTCTTGGATAGGCTCAAGGAGGTAAACGCGCTCATCGGCTTCACCCGTGTCGAGGCACCCGAGGAATCCGACGACCCGAACGACCGGCCTCCCATGGCCGCGCTTTGCCGAGGAAAACCGACCTGGATTCCCGCTTTCGAAGTTCACGGCGAAGGCATTTTCATTCGTTTCCGTGAGGACGCGATTTGTGCGTGGATGGGCCAAAAAGCCATCACACAAAGAGACATGATGCTACTCGGCGGGCACGTCGGCTGGCGTCACGCTCGTCAACTCGACGCGGGCAAGGGATACCCCGGCGTTCGCTACGCGATGCTCCACACCTTTTCACACCTCCTCATTCGTGAGCTGGCGCTGGAATGTGGATACAACACGGCGAGCATACGTGAGCGTATCTATTCGGATGGCGATCCGGCTGACCCAATGGCCGGCATCCTCCTCTACACTGCCGCCGCCGATTCAGACGGCACGCTTGGCGGTCTGGTTGAACTAGGGAAGCCAGAGAATCTGGGTCGACTGATAACGCAGGCGCTGCGTCGCGCGGCGATTTGCTCTTCCGATCCGCTGTGCTCTGAACACGACGCCCGAAACGACCGGAGTTTACACGGCGCATCCTGCCACGGCTGTTCCTTTGTTGCGGAAACGTCATGCGAAAAGGGCAACCGATATCTTGATCGTGCGTTGGTCACCGGAACATTCGAGAACACCGACGCCGCGTTCTTCGACGCCCCTCCGCTATCCGATGAGTGA
- a CDS encoding helix-turn-helix domain-containing protein translates to MPKRRSLDTPQTAAWLKAVGRRIRAKRIEVGLTQECLAELADITPRTLQKLEAGEFATLISTLKRVRAGLGCRYDDLLPD, encoded by the coding sequence GTGCCTAAGCGCAGATCACTCGACACTCCACAAACCGCCGCATGGTTGAAGGCGGTAGGGCGTCGAATTCGGGCAAAACGGATCGAAGTCGGGTTAACTCAGGAGTGTTTGGCCGAGTTGGCAGACATCACTCCGCGCACGCTTCAGAAGCTGGAGGCCGGGGAGTTCGCCACGCTCATTTCAACGCTTAAACGGGTCCGTGCGGGACTTGGCTGCCGTTACGACGATTTGCTTCCGGATTGA
- a CDS encoding DnaJ domain-containing protein encodes MQHDYYDILGVSPSADFNAIRQAYRQKALENHPDRGGSHLAMVRINEAWNILSNPATRSEYDQYRSSQPTSSGGFHTPAAEQARQDASVYPEQWDEFDRWISSVAANFHRTKFKIDGRMLEADTLSGVLFIGAGIVITAIAVLVWANQYPGTSFHNMKWRYCLFAGITVGSLLGGLAHKIATALFFDAPPPDQSGLSNATSTAQHKSVVPQDAPAADKVELSCPQCSQGLRVPKLSRAIKVTCRKCGHIFVNPSV; translated from the coding sequence ATGCAACACGACTATTACGACATTCTAGGCGTCAGTCCGTCTGCTGATTTCAACGCCATCCGCCAAGCCTACCGGCAGAAGGCTCTCGAAAATCACCCTGACAGAGGCGGCTCGCACTTGGCGATGGTGCGTATCAACGAAGCGTGGAATATTCTCTCCAACCCAGCCACTCGGTCGGAATACGATCAATACCGGTCGAGCCAGCCCACATCCTCGGGCGGCTTCCACACACCCGCCGCCGAGCAAGCACGCCAGGATGCATCCGTTTACCCGGAGCAGTGGGATGAATTCGACCGGTGGATCTCCAGTGTCGCGGCTAATTTCCACCGCACCAAATTCAAGATAGATGGGCGGATGCTCGAAGCGGACACCTTGTCGGGCGTTCTGTTTATCGGCGCAGGTATCGTGATTACGGCAATCGCGGTGCTCGTCTGGGCCAATCAATATCCGGGCACGTCGTTTCATAACATGAAGTGGCGGTATTGCCTGTTTGCGGGTATTACGGTCGGCAGCTTGCTCGGCGGGCTGGCCCACAAAATTGCCACCGCACTCTTCTTCGATGCACCTCCCCCGGATCAATCCGGGTTGAGCAACGCAACCTCCACGGCGCAGCACAAATCCGTCGTGCCTCAAGACGCACCCGCCGCAGACAAAGTAGAACTCTCGTGCCCGCAATGCAGCCAAGGTCTGCGAGTGCCCAAACTCTCGCGCGCCATCAAAGTCACCTGCCGCAAGTGTGGGCATATTTTCGTGAACCCATCTGTGTAA
- a CDS encoding very short patch repair endonuclease: MDHLELSARSRLMAKVRHRDTKPELILRSALHRLGYRYRVNQRRLPGSPDLVFAGRRAVIFVHGCFWHDHSGCKFATKPKSQVEFWSEKFRANKERDQRNYAALKADGWKTLVVWECSLKGVNLSKTIEQTEEWLIRPTTYRELP, encoded by the coding sequence ATGGACCACTTGGAACTAAGTGCACGTTCGCGATTGATGGCTAAGGTTCGGCATCGAGACACGAAACCGGAGCTGATTCTAAGAAGTGCCCTGCATCGACTCGGGTATCGATACCGCGTCAACCAGCGGAGACTACCGGGTTCTCCCGATCTTGTTTTTGCCGGACGGCGTGCGGTGATTTTCGTGCACGGGTGCTTCTGGCACGATCACAGTGGATGTAAGTTCGCAACGAAGCCGAAGTCGCAAGTTGAGTTCTGGAGCGAAAAATTTAGAGCAAACAAAGAGCGAGATCAAAGAAACTACGCGGCACTCAAAGCAGACGGTTGGAAAACGCTAGTTGTTTGGGAGTGTTCTTTAAAGGGTGTCAATCTGAGCAAAACGATAGAGCAAACGGAAGAGTGGTTAATTCGGCCAACCACTTATCGAGAGCTACCGTAA
- a CDS encoding HNH endonuclease signature motif containing protein, translated as MLIIAPLDLREEIAADFTLAGTQFTSVVLGKQGKEMDGMLTLRVEPGQSTARAAGILSSWLARNKSKRVATYTLINGMGQRTELEIADLAASDVGLLLAQAQEITISKKKRSPSARRVNPSARLRTKLIDEARSTCPNPDCGKDGIGHLDAHHIDGNRNNTVEGNLIMLCKTCHGDADRQLISRDMVEFWKRLLVQGLHPHLDNPKRKKAQREAPIVDGVNNGHAAKNMNVHYHGVKPPAEKPGIGTIGASPPHRSYVRYLVKKYTDWRLKGLTEMGDDRPFNPKAVWSVIENTLKFAPYKAGLESFETIVETLTDMIDRTPFGSLNQSKNKRNYHTFAEHKIIMTRRKNKNPPSEGNLDE; from the coding sequence ATGCTCATTATCGCTCCTTTAGATCTTCGAGAAGAGATTGCTGCTGACTTTACCTTAGCAGGAACTCAATTCACCTCTGTAGTCCTTGGAAAACAAGGAAAGGAAATGGACGGTATGCTCACATTGAGAGTGGAGCCTGGACAATCTACCGCTCGCGCAGCCGGGATACTATCTTCGTGGCTTGCGCGAAATAAATCCAAGAGAGTAGCAACCTACACCCTCATCAACGGAATGGGACAGCGAACCGAGCTTGAAATTGCAGACCTAGCTGCATCAGATGTAGGGCTTCTTTTGGCGCAGGCACAGGAGATCACCATATCGAAAAAGAAACGCTCTCCATCAGCGCGACGCGTCAACCCCAGTGCGAGATTACGGACGAAGCTCATCGATGAAGCACGTTCCACATGCCCTAATCCTGATTGCGGCAAGGATGGCATTGGTCACTTGGATGCGCACCACATCGATGGGAACCGAAACAACACCGTAGAGGGCAACTTGATTATGCTCTGCAAGACATGCCATGGGGACGCCGATCGGCAGTTGATTAGTCGGGACATGGTTGAATTCTGGAAGCGGCTGCTAGTGCAGGGACTTCATCCTCATCTTGATAATCCAAAGCGCAAAAAAGCTCAGCGCGAAGCTCCAATAGTCGACGGAGTGAACAATGGACATGCAGCCAAGAACATGAATGTCCATTATCACGGAGTGAAACCGCCCGCCGAAAAACCGGGTATAGGCACGATCGGGGCAAGCCCTCCGCACCGAAGCTACGTTCGCTACTTAGTAAAGAAATACACCGATTGGAGACTGAAAGGTCTCACCGAAATGGGAGACGATCGCCCTTTCAATCCCAAGGCGGTGTGGTCGGTCATCGAAAACACCCTTAAATTTGCCCCTTATAAGGCCGGACTGGAGTCCTTCGAAACCATCGTGGAGACCCTGACCGACATGATCGACCGCACGCCTTTTGGTTCGCTCAATCAATCAAAGAACAAACGGAACTACCATACATTCGCAGAGCACAAGATCATCATGACACGTCGGAAGAACAAAAATCCTCCATCGGAAGGAAACCTCGACGAGTAA
- the drmC gene encoding DISARM system phospholipase D-like protein DrmC, protein MSDLWHTIAELCLELHPDRVNAIATGIGGISSVDRLRGTRDRFGPSAGKALFEKLDAAWQKSAGVSPAEVSAAFKSASAAAALKGAQGSIELVWSGPSTGVVPVRQTEEVLCEVIEGAHVSLFIVSYVAYKLDRVLRCLDAALSRGVKIEILMECSVDNGGKLAFDAMAPLIRRLPDAVFYTWQQPSDAAHHELGSVHAKCAIADGNLAFITSANLTAAAMDRNMEMGLLVKGGHVPAQMQEHFEILIDNKTIERF, encoded by the coding sequence ATGAGTGATCTTTGGCACACTATTGCTGAACTGTGCCTAGAGCTACATCCCGACCGCGTAAATGCCATCGCTACGGGCATCGGCGGAATCAGTTCGGTGGATCGCTTGCGGGGAACGCGCGACCGCTTCGGGCCAAGCGCGGGCAAAGCGTTATTCGAAAAGCTGGACGCCGCTTGGCAAAAGTCGGCCGGGGTTTCGCCCGCCGAAGTGTCCGCAGCGTTCAAAAGCGCATCGGCAGCAGCCGCGCTCAAAGGGGCACAAGGCTCAATTGAATTGGTTTGGTCGGGGCCATCGACCGGAGTGGTTCCCGTTCGCCAAACGGAGGAGGTGCTTTGCGAGGTCATTGAGGGTGCCCACGTCAGTCTCTTCATCGTGAGCTATGTGGCCTACAAACTCGATCGAGTGCTCCGGTGCCTTGATGCGGCGCTCAGTCGAGGCGTGAAGATTGAAATCTTGATGGAGTGCTCGGTGGATAACGGTGGAAAGCTAGCCTTTGACGCAATGGCCCCGCTTATTCGGCGCTTACCCGACGCGGTGTTTTATACATGGCAACAACCCTCGGATGCGGCGCACCACGAGCTGGGTTCAGTTCATGCCAAGTGCGCTATCGCTGACGGCAACCTGGCTTTTATCACTAGCGCCAATCTCACGGCCGCCGCCATGGACCGAAACATGGAAATGGGACTCTTGGTCAAGGGAGGGCACGTCCCGGCACAGATGCAGGAACATTTTGAAATACTGATCGATAACAAGACCATTGAGCGGTTCTGA
- a CDS encoding LemA family protein codes for MSSGGRQTPSSAEPPLNPRLPRLPLSIAISVIGGIFAIGLLTLIIFSASIIGTYNTQKSNGLLIEAKEDANRVSLSTLKSKFNELGQITDAQFDQLTKLFVNYAEARTSDNAGAVLNFVKETVPNVDQSTFKELMQIVSSTRDSFAERQRELVDLVRVYNTPLETFPSNFVLKFFGFEKKKALIVITSDTKRAFETGIDEPATLFQKNPTPIGPVEKK; via the coding sequence GTGTCGAGCGGCGGACGCCAAACCCCAAGCTCAGCCGAACCACCACTCAACCCACGCCTGCCAAGACTACCACTCTCCATCGCCATCTCCGTCATCGGCGGCATTTTCGCCATCGGTCTCCTGACCCTGATCATCTTCAGCGCCTCCATCATCGGCACGTATAATACGCAGAAGAGTAACGGCCTTTTGATCGAGGCCAAGGAGGACGCGAACCGCGTGAGCCTCTCGACCCTGAAGTCGAAGTTCAACGAACTCGGTCAGATCACCGACGCCCAGTTCGACCAGCTGACCAAGCTCTTCGTCAACTACGCCGAGGCCCGCACATCGGACAATGCCGGCGCCGTGCTCAACTTCGTGAAGGAGACCGTGCCCAACGTGGACCAGTCCACCTTCAAGGAGTTGATGCAGATCGTGTCTTCCACCCGGGACAGCTTCGCCGAGCGCCAGCGCGAACTGGTCGATCTGGTGCGCGTCTACAACACGCCGCTGGAGACATTCCCGTCCAACTTCGTCCTGAAGTTCTTCGGCTTTGAAAAGAAGAAGGCCCTGATCGTGATCACGAGCGACACGAAACGCGCCTTCGAGACCGGCATCGACGAGCCGGCGACCTTGTTCCAAAAGAACCCGACACCAATCGGCCCGGTGGAGAAGAAGTAA
- a CDS encoding TraV family lipoprotein, translated as MPNVISKDRRSVTFLESRKVIEWMEEMARARKTDLSVILREATSAYYLQHEAVSTEPTLTALRSATKAAQRAKTTREIKSGTISPADAQERNAPIRQPVRVLDLWPSIRRHVREKSA; from the coding sequence ATGCCTAATGTCATTTCAAAGGACCGGAGATCCGTGACGTTCTTGGAGAGCCGCAAGGTGATCGAGTGGATGGAGGAGATGGCGCGTGCTCGGAAAACCGATCTGTCGGTGATCCTGCGGGAGGCGACTTCGGCGTATTATCTCCAGCACGAGGCTGTCTCGACTGAACCCACTTTGACTGCGCTGCGGTCGGCAACCAAAGCAGCGCAGCGTGCCAAGACCACGCGTGAAATTAAGTCAGGGACGATATCCCCTGCCGATGCGCAGGAGCGGAATGCACCTATCCGCCAGCCTGTTCGCGTGCTTGATCTGTGGCCATCCATCCGCCGGCACGTTCGCGAGAAGTCTGCCTAA